A single Nicotiana tabacum cultivar K326 chromosome 5, ASM71507v2, whole genome shotgun sequence DNA region contains:
- the LOC107774764 gene encoding mitochondrial import inner membrane translocase subunit PAM16 like 2, which translates to MAAKILANLIVMGSTILARSFVQAYRQALANASKNGVAQEAVQNIKRASKTMTETEARQILGVTENSSWEEIIQRYENLFERNAKNGSFYLQSKVHRAKECLEAIHQPKEPEEK; encoded by the exons ATG GCTGCAAAAATCCTTGCTAATTTGATTGTCATGGGCTCTACAATATTGGCGAGGTCCTTTGTTCAAGCATATCGTCAGGCACTGGCGA ATGCATCTAAAAACGGGGTTGCTCAAGAAGCGGTGCAGAATATCAAAAGAGCTAGTAAAACCATGACTGAAACAGAAGCAAGGCAGATTCTCGGTGTCACTGAGAATTCATCATGGGAAGAAATCATTCAG AGATATGAAAACTTGTTTGAGCGAAATGCCAAAAACGGTAGTTTTTACCTTCAGTCAAAGGTTCATAGAGCCAAAGAGTGTTTGGAAGCAATTCACCAACCTAAAGAACCAGAGGAAAAATAA